In Melanotaenia boesemani isolate fMelBoe1 chromosome 16, fMelBoe1.pri, whole genome shotgun sequence, the following proteins share a genomic window:
- the LOC121655518 gene encoding stonin-1 isoform X1 — MTTCRSPWIQWTNNPGAVVLNSSAMCSTKHSNWVTFDDDSTPLPSPQKPLQSPGLIKASVPRPNGLKLVLPPLKDTTLGFSGALESPQTSSSGKSCQPRNTPSSTLVSRVPNSASPYHSKSWDKNVFFRSLSSPSGFSVSSPAPVSPISDGPSPFPSFQGNSGHYNPFWDDSSHSTDVGSSSSDSDTDNSLPRFFIRTKDGSEPPRDQFQNSFSFVCNKLGDLQAGLDHDAETQNNGDKQLSGRHEVLSEGSSQFVPRGLFRSQKRDGWPVMLRIPEKKNRMSSRQWGPIYLCLLPGGVLQMYYEKGLEKPFKEFQLLPQCRLSNLKVESYTEPRKVLTVKVEHFSYTEKKRYHPKLEVSHEAEVEQLLKFGSTVHDDMEDLVVSMEEEIFKLPVPHQQRRHHEEQELSLQITDHIWMQLDKSGGVIERTAFTQIHCLAFLNGQGDCFLALNDLGLLHFDSSYESEEGSERWMEIADCHFHKCVNETEFQRSRLIKFSPPDACRVELMRYKTTVLGCTEIPFSIKAVVTVQGAYVELQAFLNMSATFLSPLRVSDTHYPVCENVVIRVPVPGDWVKVTQTVALLRQRSLKARMNRNACLGSFNAADSQPVMQVSIGSVKYENVYSAIMWRIDRLPAKNMAVDHPHSFSCKLELGSDQEIPKDWYPFVTMECEIMGAVVSQTRVKSLGTVNDIQPQKHVTSWTRYHCQVEVEKKWIETESERQSGCMTQ; from the exons ATGACAACGTGCAG aaGTCCTTGGATTCAGTGGACGAATAATCCAGGAGCTGTTGTTTTAAACTCTTCAGCCATGTGTTCCACGAAGCATTCCAACTGGGTCACGTTCGATGACGACAGTACGCCGCTCCCATCGCCTCAGAAGCCCTTGCAATCACCAGGTCTTATCAAAGCATCAGTGCCACGTCCCAATGGGCTGAAGTTAGTGCTTCCTCCTCTCAAAGATACTACATTGGGCTTCAGTGGTGCCCTGGAGTCCCCTCAGACAAGTTCTAGTGGAAAATCATGTCAACCACGTAACACACCCTCTTCCACTCTTGTTAGCCGTGTTCCTAACAGTGCATCTCCATATCACTCCAAATCGTGGgacaaaaatgtcttctttcGGAGTCTCTCCAGCCCGTCAGGCTTCTCCGTTTCCTCTCCTGCTCCTGTGAGTCCCATCTCAGATGGACCAAGCCCTTTCCCTTCTTTCCAGGGAAACTCAGGACATTATAACCCCTTTTGGGATGATTCTTCACACAGCACAGATGTGGGCAGCTCCTCCTCAGACTCAGACACAGACAACAGCCTACCACGCTTCTTTATTCGGACCAAAGATGGTAGCGAGCCTCCACGTGACCAATTCCAAAACTCTTTCTCCTTTGTTTGCAACAAACTAGGAGACCTACAAGCAGGGTTAGACCACGACGCAGAGACACAGAACAATGGGGACAAGCAACTAAGTGGCAGACATGAGGTGTTAAGTGAGGGGTCATCTCAGTTTGTTCCTCGGGGCCTTTTTCGTAGCCAGAAGAGGGACGGCTGGCCTGTCATGCTCAGGATTCCTGAAAAAAAGAACCGCATGTCCTCCAGACAGTGGGGGCCCATCTATCTCTGCTTGTTGCCAGGAGGTGTCCTGCAGATGTATTATGAGAAAGGACTGGAGAAGCCTTTCAAGGAGTTTCAGCTTCTCCCTCAGTGTAGGCTCTCCAATCTCAAAGTGGAAAGCTACACCGAGCCCCGAAAAGTCCTCACAGTCAAGGTGGAACATTTCTCCTACACAGAAAAGAAACGCTATCACCCAAAGCTGGAGGTTAGTCATGAAGCAGAGGTAGAGCAGCTGCTCAAGTTTGGCTCTACGGTGCATGATGACATGGAGGATCTGGTTGTCTCCATGGAGGAGGAGATCTTCAAACTGCCTGTGCCCCACCAGCAGAGGCGGCACCACGAGGAGCAGGAACTGTCATTGCAGATCACCGACCACATCTGGATGCAGCTGGATAAGTCAGGGGGAGTCATAGAGCGGACAGCCTTCACCCAGATTCACTGTCTTGCTTTTCTGAACGGGCAAGGGGACTGTTTTTTAGCCCTCAACGATCTCGGATTGCTGCACTTTGACTCCAGCTACGAGTCTGAGGAGGGCAGTGAACGCTGGATGGAGATTGCCGACTGCCATTTTCACAAGTGTGTGAATGAGACAGAGTTTCAGAGATCCCGACTCATTAAGTTCTCTCCTCCTGATGCATGCAGGGTGGAGCTGATGCGGTACAAAACCACAGTCTTGGGTTGCACAGAAATCCCCTTTTCAATCAAAGCTGTGGTTACGGTTCAAGGTGCCTACGTGGAGCTCCAGGCCTTCCTCAACATGTCTGCCACCTTCCTGTCGCCGCTCAGGGTGTCTGACACACACTACCCAGTGTGTGAGAATGTAGTGATCCGTGTGCCAGTCCCAGGCGACTGGGTCAAAGTCACACAGACTGTGGCTTTACTGCGGCAGAGGTCACTGAAGGCCAGGATGAACAGAAATGCCTGCCTGGGCTCCTTTAACGCTGCAGATTCACAGCCTGTGATGCAGGTGTCGATAGGCTCCGTCAAGTACGAGAATGTATACTCTGCCATCATGTGGAGGATTGATAGACTGCCTGCCAAGAATATGG CGGTGGATCACCCCCATTCGTTCTCCTGCAAACTGGAGCTGGGATCCGATCAGGAGATCCCGAAGGACTGGTACCCTTTCGTCACAATGGAATGTGAAATTATGGGCGCAGTTGTGTCGCAGACCAGGGTGAAGTCTCTTGGCACTGTGAACGACATCCAGCCGCAGAAACATGTGACCAGCTGGACACGCTATCATTGTCAG gtgGAAGTGGAGAAGAAATGGATCGAGACAGAATCAGAGAGGCAGTCTGGTTGCATGACACAGTGA
- the ppp1r21 gene encoding protein phosphatase 1 regulatory subunit 21 isoform X2, which yields MANTDLQTKYSKLAQEYSKLRAQNQVLKKGVVDEQANSASLKEQLKQREQSLRKQEQEMDSLSFRNQQLAKRVELLQEELAASDARGKKGKSKGDSPSQHGLQTQSVFDEDLQKKIEENERLHIQFYEADQQHRRREAELRARLEELERDADQHQTVVDGLNTKYVETIEKLQSDKARLEMKTQTLEREAKECRMRTEECQQQLRRCQSELNRQVKQSSSVIQEKVPFNDTKFSDYNSLNVPSHNRRHQLKARDVASQALSFIQDLVAALLNFHSYTEQRVHIYPLDSSLEPISPLNQKFSHYLLENAAYVRPLEESFLQLYQSITEDTVTVLETVVKLKNFAETFSTYTHFLQKILPYQLKSLEEECEAPLCTAALTVKNQELQSDMKKVTSAFEKLRSYINLLALPSVQQDAVPPSSTSAVFTQLAACLHSLHDAIKEMSKHYNQKASIEQELPTVTQKLCTTTECLLGSLGSLTSSTGKIATFFSNNLDFFTSPGYSPRGSSVTLNPLQAESMLANKKKAAAYIHAIKKTRPQSVPYREALSNRRILTSSTESREGLTQQVQQSQEKIARLEQEKEHWLLEAQLGKVRLEKENQRIADLEAQLTAALGGSPNAQTAAASTLSQSHEVADTEQKATGKEATLCTSLVGMLCTTPTVEHVGDEESREELIKTHYMTRVGELTTQLQISDSKAVHFHSECRALAKRLTIAEKSRETLSEEVKVANQNITRLQDELTTTKRSYEDQLSMMSDHLCSMNETLSKQREEIDTLKLGSKGNAKKNKGR from the exons ATGGCTAATACAGACCTGCAGACAAAATACAGCAAGCTGGCACAGGAGTATTCTAAG cTCCGTGCTCAGAATCAGGTGCTGAAAAAGGGAGTTGTAGATGAGCAGGCCAACTCTGCCTCTCTAAAG GAGCAGCTGAAACAAAGGGAGCAGAGCCTGAGGAAGCAggagcaggagatggacagcCTCAGCTTCAGAAACCAACAGTTGGCCAAGAGGGTGGAGCTGCTGCAAGAGGAGCTAGCTGCTAGTGATGCCAGGGGCAAAAAGGGGAAG AGTAAGGGAGACTCTCCCTCACAGCATGGTCTACAGACTCAGAGTGTTTTTGATGAGGACCTGCAGAAAAAGATAGAAGAAAATGAGCGACTTCATATACAA TTCTATGAAGCAGACCAACAGCACAGGAGGAGGGAGGCTGAGCTGAGGGCTCGACTAGAAGAGCTGGAGAGAGATGCTGACCAGCACCAGACTGTTGTAGACGGACTAAACACAAAGTACGTGGAGACGATTGAGAAACTGCAGAGTGACAAGGCACGGTTAGAG atgaaaacacaaactctgGAGCGGGAAGCAAAAGAGTGCAGAATGCGAACTGAAGAGTG ccagcagcagctgagaCGGTGCCAGTCGGAGCTGAACAGACAGGTGAAACAAAGCAGCAGTGTAATCCAGGAGAAAGTGCCCTTCAATGACACCA AATTTAGCGATTACAACAGTCTAAATGTGCCGTCTCACAATCGAAGGCACCAG CTTAAGGCTCGGGATGTTGCCAGCCAGGCACTGAGCTTCATCCAGGACCTCGTTGCCGCTCTGTTGAACTTTCACTCATATACGGAGCAGAGAGTACACATCTATCCACTAGACTCCTCCCTCGAGCCCATCTCTCCTCTTAACCAGAAG TTTTCTCACTATCTACTTGAGAATGCAGCCTATGTGCGCCCCCTGGAGGAAAGCTTTCTGCAGTTATACCAAAGTATCACAGAAGACACAGTCACAGTACTG GAGACTGTGGTCAAACTCAAGAATTTTGCTGAAACTTTCTCCACCtacacccactttctacaaaaGATTCTTCCGTACCAGCTGAAAAG CCTGGAGGAAGAGTGCGAGGCACCTCTTTGCACTGCTGCTCTTACTGTAAAAAACCAGGAGTTACAGAGCGACATGAAGAAAGTAACTTCTGCGTTTGAGAAGCTGCGGAGCTACATAAACCTTTTGGCCTTACCCA GTGTTCAGCAGGACGCCGTGCCACCGAGCAGCACCTCAGCTGTCTTCACCCAGCTGGCTGCCTGCCTGCACAGTCTTCATGATGCCATTAAAG agATGTCAAAGCATTACAATCAGAAGGCCAGCATTGAGCAGGAGCTCCCCACAGTCACCCAGAAGCTCTGTACAACCACAGAGTGCCTCCTCGGATCTTTGGGTTCACTGACTAGTAGCACTGGCAAG ATTGCCACTTTCTTCAGCAACAATTTGGACTTCTTCACATCACCAGGTTACAGTCCAAGAGGGAGCTCAGTGACTCTCAACCCCTTGCAAGCAGAGAGTATGCTGGCCAATAAAAAGAAAGCAGCTGCCTATATCCATGCTATCAAAAAG ACCCGACCCCAGTCTGTTCCATACAGAGAAGCCCTGTCAAACCGTCGAATACTCACCAGCTCCACTGAAAGCAGAGAAGGTCTCACTCAGCAG GTGCAGCAGAGCCAGGAGAAGATCGCTCGGCTGGAGCAAGAGAAGGAGCACTGGCTCCTGGAGGCCCAGCTGGGGAAAGTGCGTTTGGAAAAGGAGAACCAGCGCATTGCGGATCTGGAAGCACAGCTTACAGCAGCTCTGGGGGGAAGTCCAAACGCACAAACGGCAGCAGCCAGCACGCTCTCACAAAGCCACGAGGTAGCAGACACAGAGCAGAAAGCCACAGGGAAGGAGGCGACTCTGTGCACCAGCCTG GTGGGCATGTTGTGCACAACACCTACAGTTGAACAT gTGGGAGACGAAGAGTCTCGGGAGGAGCTGATAAAGACTCACTACATGACCAGAGTGGGAGAGCTCACTACCCAGCTCCAGATTTCAGACAGCAAAGCTGTGCATTTTCACTCTGAG tGTCGAGCTTTAGCGAAGAGATTAACCATTGCAGAGAAATCACGGGAGACTCTGAGCGAAGAGGTGAAAGTGGCTAATCAAAACATCACACGCTTGCAG GATGAGCTGACTACGACGAAGAGGAGCTACGAGGACCAGCTTAGCATGATGAGCGACCATCTGTGTAGCATGAATGAGACTTTGAGCAAACAGAGAGAGGAAATTGACACGCTCAAACTGGGCAGCAAG GGAAATGCCAAAAAGAACAAGGGACGCTAA
- the LOC121655518 gene encoding stonin-1 isoform X2 yields the protein MCSTKHSNWVTFDDDSTPLPSPQKPLQSPGLIKASVPRPNGLKLVLPPLKDTTLGFSGALESPQTSSSGKSCQPRNTPSSTLVSRVPNSASPYHSKSWDKNVFFRSLSSPSGFSVSSPAPVSPISDGPSPFPSFQGNSGHYNPFWDDSSHSTDVGSSSSDSDTDNSLPRFFIRTKDGSEPPRDQFQNSFSFVCNKLGDLQAGLDHDAETQNNGDKQLSGRHEVLSEGSSQFVPRGLFRSQKRDGWPVMLRIPEKKNRMSSRQWGPIYLCLLPGGVLQMYYEKGLEKPFKEFQLLPQCRLSNLKVESYTEPRKVLTVKVEHFSYTEKKRYHPKLEVSHEAEVEQLLKFGSTVHDDMEDLVVSMEEEIFKLPVPHQQRRHHEEQELSLQITDHIWMQLDKSGGVIERTAFTQIHCLAFLNGQGDCFLALNDLGLLHFDSSYESEEGSERWMEIADCHFHKCVNETEFQRSRLIKFSPPDACRVELMRYKTTVLGCTEIPFSIKAVVTVQGAYVELQAFLNMSATFLSPLRVSDTHYPVCENVVIRVPVPGDWVKVTQTVALLRQRSLKARMNRNACLGSFNAADSQPVMQVSIGSVKYENVYSAIMWRIDRLPAKNMAVDHPHSFSCKLELGSDQEIPKDWYPFVTMECEIMGAVVSQTRVKSLGTVNDIQPQKHVTSWTRYHCQVEVEKKWIETESERQSGCMTQ from the exons ATGTGTTCCACGAAGCATTCCAACTGGGTCACGTTCGATGACGACAGTACGCCGCTCCCATCGCCTCAGAAGCCCTTGCAATCACCAGGTCTTATCAAAGCATCAGTGCCACGTCCCAATGGGCTGAAGTTAGTGCTTCCTCCTCTCAAAGATACTACATTGGGCTTCAGTGGTGCCCTGGAGTCCCCTCAGACAAGTTCTAGTGGAAAATCATGTCAACCACGTAACACACCCTCTTCCACTCTTGTTAGCCGTGTTCCTAACAGTGCATCTCCATATCACTCCAAATCGTGGgacaaaaatgtcttctttcGGAGTCTCTCCAGCCCGTCAGGCTTCTCCGTTTCCTCTCCTGCTCCTGTGAGTCCCATCTCAGATGGACCAAGCCCTTTCCCTTCTTTCCAGGGAAACTCAGGACATTATAACCCCTTTTGGGATGATTCTTCACACAGCACAGATGTGGGCAGCTCCTCCTCAGACTCAGACACAGACAACAGCCTACCACGCTTCTTTATTCGGACCAAAGATGGTAGCGAGCCTCCACGTGACCAATTCCAAAACTCTTTCTCCTTTGTTTGCAACAAACTAGGAGACCTACAAGCAGGGTTAGACCACGACGCAGAGACACAGAACAATGGGGACAAGCAACTAAGTGGCAGACATGAGGTGTTAAGTGAGGGGTCATCTCAGTTTGTTCCTCGGGGCCTTTTTCGTAGCCAGAAGAGGGACGGCTGGCCTGTCATGCTCAGGATTCCTGAAAAAAAGAACCGCATGTCCTCCAGACAGTGGGGGCCCATCTATCTCTGCTTGTTGCCAGGAGGTGTCCTGCAGATGTATTATGAGAAAGGACTGGAGAAGCCTTTCAAGGAGTTTCAGCTTCTCCCTCAGTGTAGGCTCTCCAATCTCAAAGTGGAAAGCTACACCGAGCCCCGAAAAGTCCTCACAGTCAAGGTGGAACATTTCTCCTACACAGAAAAGAAACGCTATCACCCAAAGCTGGAGGTTAGTCATGAAGCAGAGGTAGAGCAGCTGCTCAAGTTTGGCTCTACGGTGCATGATGACATGGAGGATCTGGTTGTCTCCATGGAGGAGGAGATCTTCAAACTGCCTGTGCCCCACCAGCAGAGGCGGCACCACGAGGAGCAGGAACTGTCATTGCAGATCACCGACCACATCTGGATGCAGCTGGATAAGTCAGGGGGAGTCATAGAGCGGACAGCCTTCACCCAGATTCACTGTCTTGCTTTTCTGAACGGGCAAGGGGACTGTTTTTTAGCCCTCAACGATCTCGGATTGCTGCACTTTGACTCCAGCTACGAGTCTGAGGAGGGCAGTGAACGCTGGATGGAGATTGCCGACTGCCATTTTCACAAGTGTGTGAATGAGACAGAGTTTCAGAGATCCCGACTCATTAAGTTCTCTCCTCCTGATGCATGCAGGGTGGAGCTGATGCGGTACAAAACCACAGTCTTGGGTTGCACAGAAATCCCCTTTTCAATCAAAGCTGTGGTTACGGTTCAAGGTGCCTACGTGGAGCTCCAGGCCTTCCTCAACATGTCTGCCACCTTCCTGTCGCCGCTCAGGGTGTCTGACACACACTACCCAGTGTGTGAGAATGTAGTGATCCGTGTGCCAGTCCCAGGCGACTGGGTCAAAGTCACACAGACTGTGGCTTTACTGCGGCAGAGGTCACTGAAGGCCAGGATGAACAGAAATGCCTGCCTGGGCTCCTTTAACGCTGCAGATTCACAGCCTGTGATGCAGGTGTCGATAGGCTCCGTCAAGTACGAGAATGTATACTCTGCCATCATGTGGAGGATTGATAGACTGCCTGCCAAGAATATGG CGGTGGATCACCCCCATTCGTTCTCCTGCAAACTGGAGCTGGGATCCGATCAGGAGATCCCGAAGGACTGGTACCCTTTCGTCACAATGGAATGTGAAATTATGGGCGCAGTTGTGTCGCAGACCAGGGTGAAGTCTCTTGGCACTGTGAACGACATCCAGCCGCAGAAACATGTGACCAGCTGGACACGCTATCATTGTCAG gtgGAAGTGGAGAAGAAATGGATCGAGACAGAATCAGAGAGGCAGTCTGGTTGCATGACACAGTGA
- the ppp1r21 gene encoding protein phosphatase 1 regulatory subunit 21 isoform X1: MANTDLQTKYSKLAQEYSKLRAQNQVLKKGVVDEQANSASLKEQLKQREQSLRKQEQEMDSLSFRNQQLAKRVELLQEELAASDARGKKGKVIMRGKSKGDSPSQHGLQTQSVFDEDLQKKIEENERLHIQFYEADQQHRRREAELRARLEELERDADQHQTVVDGLNTKYVETIEKLQSDKARLEMKTQTLEREAKECRMRTEECQQQLRRCQSELNRQVKQSSSVIQEKVPFNDTKFSDYNSLNVPSHNRRHQLKARDVASQALSFIQDLVAALLNFHSYTEQRVHIYPLDSSLEPISPLNQKFSHYLLENAAYVRPLEESFLQLYQSITEDTVTVLETVVKLKNFAETFSTYTHFLQKILPYQLKSLEEECEAPLCTAALTVKNQELQSDMKKVTSAFEKLRSYINLLALPSVQQDAVPPSSTSAVFTQLAACLHSLHDAIKEMSKHYNQKASIEQELPTVTQKLCTTTECLLGSLGSLTSSTGKIATFFSNNLDFFTSPGYSPRGSSVTLNPLQAESMLANKKKAAAYIHAIKKTRPQSVPYREALSNRRILTSSTESREGLTQQVQQSQEKIARLEQEKEHWLLEAQLGKVRLEKENQRIADLEAQLTAALGGSPNAQTAAASTLSQSHEVADTEQKATGKEATLCTSLVGMLCTTPTVEHVGDEESREELIKTHYMTRVGELTTQLQISDSKAVHFHSECRALAKRLTIAEKSRETLSEEVKVANQNITRLQDELTTTKRSYEDQLSMMSDHLCSMNETLSKQREEIDTLKLGSKGNAKKNKGR; this comes from the exons ATGGCTAATACAGACCTGCAGACAAAATACAGCAAGCTGGCACAGGAGTATTCTAAG cTCCGTGCTCAGAATCAGGTGCTGAAAAAGGGAGTTGTAGATGAGCAGGCCAACTCTGCCTCTCTAAAG GAGCAGCTGAAACAAAGGGAGCAGAGCCTGAGGAAGCAggagcaggagatggacagcCTCAGCTTCAGAAACCAACAGTTGGCCAAGAGGGTGGAGCTGCTGCAAGAGGAGCTAGCTGCTAGTGATGCCAGGGGCAAAAAGGGGAAGGTGATCATGAGGGGAAAA AGTAAGGGAGACTCTCCCTCACAGCATGGTCTACAGACTCAGAGTGTTTTTGATGAGGACCTGCAGAAAAAGATAGAAGAAAATGAGCGACTTCATATACAA TTCTATGAAGCAGACCAACAGCACAGGAGGAGGGAGGCTGAGCTGAGGGCTCGACTAGAAGAGCTGGAGAGAGATGCTGACCAGCACCAGACTGTTGTAGACGGACTAAACACAAAGTACGTGGAGACGATTGAGAAACTGCAGAGTGACAAGGCACGGTTAGAG atgaaaacacaaactctgGAGCGGGAAGCAAAAGAGTGCAGAATGCGAACTGAAGAGTG ccagcagcagctgagaCGGTGCCAGTCGGAGCTGAACAGACAGGTGAAACAAAGCAGCAGTGTAATCCAGGAGAAAGTGCCCTTCAATGACACCA AATTTAGCGATTACAACAGTCTAAATGTGCCGTCTCACAATCGAAGGCACCAG CTTAAGGCTCGGGATGTTGCCAGCCAGGCACTGAGCTTCATCCAGGACCTCGTTGCCGCTCTGTTGAACTTTCACTCATATACGGAGCAGAGAGTACACATCTATCCACTAGACTCCTCCCTCGAGCCCATCTCTCCTCTTAACCAGAAG TTTTCTCACTATCTACTTGAGAATGCAGCCTATGTGCGCCCCCTGGAGGAAAGCTTTCTGCAGTTATACCAAAGTATCACAGAAGACACAGTCACAGTACTG GAGACTGTGGTCAAACTCAAGAATTTTGCTGAAACTTTCTCCACCtacacccactttctacaaaaGATTCTTCCGTACCAGCTGAAAAG CCTGGAGGAAGAGTGCGAGGCACCTCTTTGCACTGCTGCTCTTACTGTAAAAAACCAGGAGTTACAGAGCGACATGAAGAAAGTAACTTCTGCGTTTGAGAAGCTGCGGAGCTACATAAACCTTTTGGCCTTACCCA GTGTTCAGCAGGACGCCGTGCCACCGAGCAGCACCTCAGCTGTCTTCACCCAGCTGGCTGCCTGCCTGCACAGTCTTCATGATGCCATTAAAG agATGTCAAAGCATTACAATCAGAAGGCCAGCATTGAGCAGGAGCTCCCCACAGTCACCCAGAAGCTCTGTACAACCACAGAGTGCCTCCTCGGATCTTTGGGTTCACTGACTAGTAGCACTGGCAAG ATTGCCACTTTCTTCAGCAACAATTTGGACTTCTTCACATCACCAGGTTACAGTCCAAGAGGGAGCTCAGTGACTCTCAACCCCTTGCAAGCAGAGAGTATGCTGGCCAATAAAAAGAAAGCAGCTGCCTATATCCATGCTATCAAAAAG ACCCGACCCCAGTCTGTTCCATACAGAGAAGCCCTGTCAAACCGTCGAATACTCACCAGCTCCACTGAAAGCAGAGAAGGTCTCACTCAGCAG GTGCAGCAGAGCCAGGAGAAGATCGCTCGGCTGGAGCAAGAGAAGGAGCACTGGCTCCTGGAGGCCCAGCTGGGGAAAGTGCGTTTGGAAAAGGAGAACCAGCGCATTGCGGATCTGGAAGCACAGCTTACAGCAGCTCTGGGGGGAAGTCCAAACGCACAAACGGCAGCAGCCAGCACGCTCTCACAAAGCCACGAGGTAGCAGACACAGAGCAGAAAGCCACAGGGAAGGAGGCGACTCTGTGCACCAGCCTG GTGGGCATGTTGTGCACAACACCTACAGTTGAACAT gTGGGAGACGAAGAGTCTCGGGAGGAGCTGATAAAGACTCACTACATGACCAGAGTGGGAGAGCTCACTACCCAGCTCCAGATTTCAGACAGCAAAGCTGTGCATTTTCACTCTGAG tGTCGAGCTTTAGCGAAGAGATTAACCATTGCAGAGAAATCACGGGAGACTCTGAGCGAAGAGGTGAAAGTGGCTAATCAAAACATCACACGCTTGCAG GATGAGCTGACTACGACGAAGAGGAGCTACGAGGACCAGCTTAGCATGATGAGCGACCATCTGTGTAGCATGAATGAGACTTTGAGCAAACAGAGAGAGGAAATTGACACGCTCAAACTGGGCAGCAAG GGAAATGCCAAAAAGAACAAGGGACGCTAA